The following are encoded together in the Pseudodesulfovibrio indicus genome:
- the rplL gene encoding 50S ribosomal protein L7/L12 yields MADITKEQVVEFIGNMTVLELSEFIKELEDVFGVEAAAPAMAVAAAPAAGGDAAAEDEQTEFNVVLTNAGSNKIAVIKAVRGLTGLGLKEAKALVDEAPKAVKEGVSKDEADEAAKQLQEAGAEVEVK; encoded by the coding sequence ATGGCTGATATCACCAAAGAACAGGTTGTCGAATTCATCGGCAACATGACCGTCCTGGAACTGTCCGAATTCATCAAGGAACTCGAAGACGTGTTCGGCGTCGAGGCTGCCGCCCCCGCCATGGCCGTTGCCGCTGCTCCGGCCGCCGGTGGCGATGCCGCCGCCGAGGACGAGCAGACCGAGTTCAACGTCGTCCTGACCAATGCCGGCTCCAACAAGATCGCCGTCATCAAGGCCGTCCGCGGCCTGACCGGTCTGGGCCTGAAGGAAGCCAAGGCTCTGGTCGACGAGGCTCCCAAGGCCGTCAAGGAAGGCGTGTCCAAGGACGAGGCTGACGAGGCTGCCAAGCAGCTGCAGGAAGCCGGCGCCGAAGTTGAAGTTAAGTAA